A stretch of Saccharothrix texasensis DNA encodes these proteins:
- a CDS encoding cation:proton antiporter: MHSTALALIQLGAVFFGLGLLGKMAWRIGISPIPLYLIGGLAFGQGGLVPLHGIEAFTHISSEIGVILLLLLLGLEYSAAELVTGLKRSWTAGLLDIVLNATPGVIAALILGWGPLGALAMGGVTYISSSGIIAKVLGDLGRLGNRETPVVLSVLVFEDLAMAVYLPILTAVLAGVSFAGGLTAVGISLAAITVVLVIALKFGRYVSALVDSPDPEVFLLKVLGAALLVAGVASELQVSAAVGAFLLGIAISGSTAENATRMLEPLRDLFAAMFFVVFGLNTDPASIPPVLALAVALAVVTTLTKVATGWWAARRQGIGRMGRARAGAALVARGEFSIVIASLTVASGAVDQQLAALATAYVLLMAVLGPVAARVVEPLAKKFTRKRGTAPAAA; this comes from the coding sequence TTGCACAGCACCGCACTCGCACTGATCCAACTCGGCGCGGTCTTCTTCGGGCTGGGTCTGCTCGGCAAGATGGCGTGGCGGATCGGCATCTCCCCGATCCCGCTCTACCTGATCGGCGGCCTGGCCTTCGGGCAGGGCGGCCTGGTGCCGTTGCACGGCATCGAAGCGTTCACGCACATCTCCAGCGAGATCGGCGTGATCCTCCTGCTGCTGCTGCTCGGCCTGGAGTACTCGGCCGCCGAGCTGGTGACGGGCCTCAAGCGGTCGTGGACGGCCGGGCTCTTGGACATCGTGCTGAACGCGACGCCGGGCGTGATCGCGGCGCTGATCCTGGGCTGGGGTCCGCTCGGGGCGCTGGCGATGGGCGGCGTCACCTACATCTCGTCGTCCGGGATCATCGCGAAGGTCCTCGGGGACCTGGGCCGGCTGGGCAACCGGGAGACCCCGGTGGTGCTGTCGGTGCTGGTGTTCGAGGACCTGGCGATGGCGGTGTACCTGCCGATCCTGACGGCCGTGCTGGCGGGTGTGAGCTTCGCCGGCGGGTTGACCGCGGTGGGCATCTCGCTGGCCGCGATCACGGTCGTGCTGGTGATCGCGCTGAAGTTCGGCCGGTACGTGTCGGCGCTGGTGGACAGCCCCGACCCGGAGGTGTTCCTGCTCAAGGTGCTCGGCGCGGCGCTGCTGGTCGCCGGGGTGGCCTCGGAGCTGCAGGTGTCGGCGGCGGTGGGCGCGTTCCTGCTCGGCATCGCCATCTCGGGGTCGACGGCGGAGAACGCCACCCGGATGCTGGAGCCGCTGAGGGACCTGTTCGCGGCGATGTTCTTCGTGGTGTTCGGCCTGAACACCGATCCGGCGTCGATCCCGCCGGTGTTGGCGCTCGCGGTGGCGCTGGCCGTGGTGACGACGCTGACGAAGGTCGCCACCGGGTGGTGGGCGGCTCGGCGGCAGGGCATCGGGCGGATGGGTCGGGCGCGGGCGGGGGCGGCGCTGGTGGCGCGCGGCGAGTTCTCGATCGTGATCGCGTCGTTGACGGTGGCGTCCGGTGCGGTGGACCAGCAGCTGGCGGCGTTGGCGACGGCTTACGTGCTGCTCATGGCGGTGCTGGGCCCGGTCGCGGCGCGGGTCGTCGAACCACTGGCCAAGAAGTTCACCCGAAAGCGTGGTACGGCTCCGGCGGCCGCCTGA